One Candidatus Marsarchaeota archaeon genomic window carries:
- a CDS encoding Lrp/AsnC ligand binding domain-containing protein — protein sequence MDKQNSKASARAAKQRKMHVKDPKKFFMVKRNGKTYHKFFLIKPKQGMDLNALANDLASLPDVLEVYATEGPIGFMVKARFDGEKEPEEVANYIKKNVSKDYGTLVSYINFKRCSK from the coding sequence ATGGATAAGCAAAACTCAAAGGCTAGCGCACGCGCTGCGAAGCAGCGCAAAATGCATGTGAAGGATCCCAAAAAGTTCTTCATGGTTAAAAGGAACGGCAAGACCTATCACAAGTTTTTCCTGATAAAGCCAAAGCAGGGGATGGACCTGAACGCTCTTGCAAACGACCTCGCTTCGCTTCCAGATGTCTTGGAAGTATATGCAACAGAGGGCCCGATAGGCTTCATGGTAAAGGCGCGTTTTGACGGAGAGAAAGAGCCTGAGGAAGTCGCTAATTACATAAAGAAGAACGTTTCAAAGGATTACGGCACTCTTGTGAGTTACATAAACTTCAAAAGGTGCAGCAAATGA
- the ileS gene encoding isoleucine--tRNA ligase, with amino-acid sequence MLDLNANELEILDYWRNNDILGKLRARNKGKKPFYFLDGPPYVTGDLHPGQMWVKAIKDITLRYRRFRGYDVRDMPGYDVHGLPIENKVEKKLELKSKQDIETKIGVESFIKECRAYVDEGIGRMDSDYERFGITLDFAHPYIPYKSSYIEAAWSMFKRISDNGLLYNDTKTTLYCPRCQTPVSQGTMEAEYKEDNDPSIAVTFKVVKNGSNAKIDAEEGSYSLLIWTTTPWTLPANVAVAVNPKELYVLAKFGGRLLIVAKKRTDAVASMLNESAVITGEFYGSELEGLEYANPLEQFVPMQKELRSVHKVICEEGLVTMDEGTGLVHIAPGHGLEDYNAGMRRGLPIFSPVAGNAEYTKEAGKYEHLVVPDEANKAVIADLKQIGALLFNGSITHSYPHCWRCDSKLIFIATPQWFFDIQKVKKKMLAENAKAKWHPDEAKAWQADVLSNSPDWCISRQRYWGIPLPIWICEKCGERQVIGSLEELRESATDKHSVDSLTDLHRPYIDAVELRCKKCGSDMQRVKDVADVWFDSSIAFRASISEESEFQRLFPVDYIIEGKDQLRGWFSGLIKVGVLAYGRCPFKHIGVDGMLLAEDGREMHKKLGNYVPVRELTNIVSADAFRLWSVSHTPWLDMMFSRRELKDAERTISILYNTANLISEYGRLINAYPKWNKTPKKPDDLEDRWIMSRLQSLIIDVTDAYENYESHIAANKIRYFVNEDFSRFYLKVAKKKLLGSSKLLQRSTMQIVGNVLSTVLILAAPIIPFTSEYISLKMLRSAEESVFMEKWPKGKSEYISKELEAEFEIAKSAISAILNAREAERIPLRWPISKATIEAKGASEYNTLLRYSNLIAEYTNSKAVDVKSAQKVGLEAKPQFQKIGPEFKGMANAVAEAIADTEPSEIKKGFESDGSYTLHTKMGPARIRPEHVSLLEFSMSENMKPFEGGYVAIEKELSEGLLEEAMVRELARRIQLERKGMGLKRSDAIEIYIDAESQVGKAIESFSESLKRSLNAKRITLTKEFPESLSPVPVEVMDTSMRVAIRAL; translated from the coding sequence ATGCTTGACCTAAATGCGAATGAACTTGAGATACTGGACTATTGGAGGAACAATGACATATTGGGCAAGCTTCGTGCGAGGAACAAGGGCAAAAAGCCTTTCTATTTTCTTGACGGGCCGCCATACGTGACTGGCGACCTGCATCCGGGGCAGATGTGGGTAAAGGCGATAAAGGATATAACGTTGAGGTATAGGCGCTTCAGGGGCTATGACGTGCGCGACATGCCTGGCTATGATGTCCACGGGCTTCCCATAGAGAACAAGGTTGAGAAGAAGCTGGAGCTCAAGAGCAAGCAGGACATAGAGACAAAGATAGGCGTTGAATCGTTCATAAAGGAATGCAGGGCCTATGTTGATGAAGGAATAGGCAGGATGGACAGCGATTACGAGAGGTTCGGCATAACCCTTGATTTCGCGCATCCCTACATACCATACAAGAGCAGCTACATAGAGGCTGCCTGGAGCATGTTCAAGCGCATAAGCGACAACGGACTGCTTTACAACGACACAAAAACAACGTTGTACTGCCCGAGATGCCAGACCCCTGTGTCGCAGGGAACTATGGAGGCAGAGTACAAGGAGGATAACGACCCTTCGATAGCAGTAACGTTCAAGGTCGTTAAGAACGGCTCGAACGCAAAGATAGACGCCGAAGAAGGCTCATACTCGCTCCTGATATGGACAACTACCCCGTGGACCCTGCCTGCAAACGTTGCTGTTGCAGTAAATCCGAAAGAGCTTTATGTTCTTGCCAAATTCGGCGGCAGGCTGCTGATAGTTGCTAAGAAGCGCACAGATGCGGTGGCATCGATGCTTAATGAAAGCGCTGTGATAACTGGCGAATTCTACGGATCTGAACTAGAAGGTCTTGAATATGCAAACCCGCTGGAGCAGTTTGTGCCGATGCAGAAGGAGCTGCGCAGCGTGCATAAGGTAATATGCGAGGAGGGCCTTGTGACAATGGATGAAGGGACAGGCCTTGTGCACATAGCGCCAGGGCACGGGCTTGAAGACTACAATGCAGGCATGCGGCGCGGGCTGCCCATATTTTCCCCTGTGGCAGGCAATGCGGAATACACGAAAGAAGCAGGCAAGTACGAGCACCTGGTTGTTCCGGACGAGGCAAACAAAGCAGTCATCGCAGACCTGAAGCAGATCGGGGCGCTGCTGTTCAATGGCAGCATAACCCACAGCTATCCGCATTGCTGGAGGTGCGATTCCAAGCTCATATTCATAGCCACGCCGCAGTGGTTCTTTGACATACAGAAAGTAAAGAAAAAAATGCTTGCCGAAAACGCAAAAGCGAAGTGGCATCCGGACGAGGCAAAGGCATGGCAGGCCGACGTATTGTCTAACTCGCCAGACTGGTGCATATCAAGGCAGAGGTACTGGGGCATACCGCTGCCGATATGGATTTGCGAGAAGTGCGGCGAGCGGCAGGTAATCGGCTCGCTGGAGGAGCTCAGGGAAAGCGCTACTGACAAGCATTCTGTGGATTCGCTTACAGACCTGCACAGGCCGTACATAGATGCGGTGGAGCTCAGGTGCAAGAAATGCGGAAGCGATATGCAGCGCGTTAAGGACGTTGCAGATGTATGGTTCGACTCCAGCATAGCGTTCAGGGCAAGCATATCAGAGGAAAGCGAATTCCAAAGGCTTTTCCCCGTGGACTACATAATAGAGGGCAAGGACCAGCTCAGGGGATGGTTTTCCGGCCTGATAAAGGTAGGCGTCCTTGCATACGGCAGGTGCCCGTTCAAGCACATAGGCGTCGACGGGATGCTGCTTGCAGAGGATGGAAGGGAGATGCACAAGAAGCTTGGCAATTATGTCCCTGTAAGGGAGCTTACCAATATAGTGAGCGCCGATGCGTTCAGGCTCTGGAGCGTTAGCCACACGCCATGGCTTGATATGATGTTCAGCAGGAGGGAGCTCAAGGATGCGGAACGAACAATAAGCATACTATACAACACTGCCAACCTGATAAGCGAGTATGGGCGCCTGATCAACGCATATCCAAAATGGAACAAGACTCCAAAGAAGCCAGACGACCTGGAAGACAGGTGGATAATGTCAAGGCTGCAGTCGCTGATTATAGACGTCACGGACGCATACGAGAACTACGAGTCGCACATAGCTGCGAACAAGATAAGGTACTTTGTCAACGAGGACTTCAGCAGGTTCTACCTCAAGGTGGCGAAGAAGAAGCTGCTTGGGAGCAGCAAGCTGCTGCAAAGGTCTACGATGCAGATTGTGGGGAATGTGCTTAGCACTGTGCTCATACTTGCAGCGCCAATAATACCGTTTACATCTGAATACATCAGCCTGAAGATGCTCCGCAGCGCTGAAGAGAGCGTATTCATGGAAAAGTGGCCCAAGGGCAAAAGCGAATACATAAGCAAGGAGCTGGAGGCCGAATTCGAGATAGCAAAGTCGGCAATAAGCGCCATACTAAACGCAAGGGAGGCCGAGCGCATACCCCTAAGGTGGCCGATAAGCAAGGCGACCATAGAGGCAAAGGGCGCCTCGGAATACAACACTCTGCTGCGCTATTCGAACCTTATAGCAGAGTACACCAATTCGAAGGCTGTTGACGTGAAGAGCGCGCAGAAGGTTGGGCTCGAGGCAAAGCCGCAGTTCCAAAAGATAGGCCCAGAATTCAAGGGCATGGCGAATGCAGTGGCAGAGGCGATAGCCGATACTGAGCCTTCAGAGATCAAAAAGGGGTTCGAATCCGATGGCTCTTATACGCTTCACACCAAGATGGGGCCTGCCAGGATAAGGCCAGAGCACGTTTCGCTGCTTGAATTCAGCATGAGCGAAAACATGAAGCCCTTCGAAGGAGGGTATGTCGCGATAGAAAAGGAGCTAAGCGAGGGGCTGCTTGAAGAGGCCATGGTCCGCGAGCTTGCAAGGAGGATACAGCTTGAGAGGAAGGGCATGGGCCTAAAGCGA
- a CDS encoding metal-dependent hydrolase, with product MAKFTWLGHAAWIVEASGKKILIDPFIDGNPSSPVKSSDIKGIDYVFVTHNHSDHFGDSVKIANANNAKFVSVFETAEEAKRKGLKESLSVGMNAGTLVPIDNIHVAITFALHSGNPSGFIIKAGNLTLYHAGDTGLFSDMKLIGELYRPDVAMLPIGGFFTMGPREAATAAQWLGAKVVLPMHFNTFPAIRQRPEELKELLAGKAEVPMLKPGESYTYG from the coding sequence ATGGCTAAGTTTACATGGTTGGGGCATGCTGCATGGATTGTAGAGGCTTCAGGCAAAAAGATCCTGATAGACCCTTTTATAGACGGCAATCCCTCTTCGCCGGTGAAAAGCAGCGATATCAAAGGCATAGACTACGTATTTGTAACCCATAACCACTCAGATCATTTCGGCGATTCCGTCAAAATTGCAAATGCCAACAACGCAAAATTCGTTTCTGTATTTGAGACCGCCGAAGAAGCCAAGAGGAAAGGCCTTAAGGAAAGCCTAAGCGTAGGCATGAATGCCGGTACTCTTGTGCCAATAGATAACATCCATGTGGCAATCACATTCGCCTTGCACAGCGGCAATCCTTCCGGCTTTATAATAAAGGCTGGCAATCTCACATTATACCATGCAGGCGACACTGGCCTTTTCAGCGACATGAAGCTTATCGGCGAGCTTTACAGGCCTGACGTTGCAATGCTGCCAATAGGCGGCTTCTTCACAATGGGGCCGAGGGAAGCTGCAACTGCCGCGCAGTGGCTCGGCGCCAAGGTGGTATTGCCAATGCACTTCAACACATTCCCTGCTATACGCCAAAGGCCGGAAGAGCTGAAGGAGCTGCTTGCAGGCAAGGCCGAAGTGCCTATGCTTAAGCCAGGCGAGTCCTATACATACGGATAA